In a genomic window of Glycine max cultivar Williams 82 chromosome 13, Glycine_max_v4.0, whole genome shotgun sequence:
- the LOC102664186 gene encoding putative RING-H2 finger protein ATL19: MAEFTELFPLGEQFDGLMHVYVYVITFDLPTLFIVLFILTVLFFILYRILNGLFFWLLEMRPIEHDIEEGNTNTHLANYGETEPSHHFTIFHALVHPWALVTAFEGAFNEKRGQRLRASKKLPPLVNYGKHGVTRSCGEECAICMEEFKVSQLCQVFPECKHIFHSDCIDHWLQKKLTCPICRSCI; this comes from the coding sequence ATGGCCGAGTTCACAGAATTGTTTCCATTGGGCGAACAATTTGATGGTTTGATGCACGTGTATGTGTATGTCATCACATTTGATCTTCCAACTCTATTCATTGTTCTATTCATACTCACAGTGTTGTTCTTCATCTTGTATCGAATTCTCAACGGTTTGTTCTTCTGGTTATTGGAAATGAGGCCAATTGAACATGATATTGAAGAGGGTAATACTAATACTCATTTAGCCAATTATGGGGAAACTGAGCCATCTCACCATTTTACAATATTTCATGCCCTTGTGCATCCTTGGGCATTGGTGACTGCATTTGAAGGAGCTTTTAATGAGAAAAGAGGACAAAGACTTAGAGCTTCCAAGAAATTGCCCCCTTTGGTGAATTATGGAAAGCATGGTGTCACAAGAAGTTGTGGTGAGGAATGTGCCATTTGCATGGAAGAATTCAAAGTTAGTCAATTGTGTCAAGTTTTTCCCGAGTGCAAGCACATTTTTCATTCTGATTGCATAGACCACTGGTTGCAGAAGAAACTAACTTGCCCAATATGTCGTAGTTGtatatag
- the LOC100811320 gene encoding terminal nucleotidyltransferase 4A produces MEEEQELKIPETIIYDTIGPLALSAVDDSPLSDHLEPIAVFRNEISLETPQRASPASAAVDFFSLDVAADASARDPFPELLAAAPEPMTPAPAPEPKLESGWFHGNCKFKSPMLQLHKEIVDFCAFLSPTAEEKAARDLAIESVFGVVKHIWPHCQVEVFGSFRTGLYLPTSDVDVVILKSGLQNPQIGLNAISKALSQRGMAKKIQVIGKARVPIIKFVEKRSGIAFDISFDIDNGPKAAEYIQEAVVKWPPLRPLCLILKVFLQQRELNEVYSGGIGSYALLTMLMAMLRNLRLSQASAEHNLGVLLVHFFDFYGRKLNTSDVGVSCNGTGTFFVKSSKGFLNRGRPSLIAIEDPQAPENDIGKNSFNYFQVRSAFSMALKNLTDAKIITSLGPNRSILGTIIRPDPVLLERKGGLNGDVTFDKLLPGAGEPLQQQYGDEDMLCNWQLDYEEEPLPRGVNTSAEPSTRSSTKKRKSSSKKSSKKLKENGDLQMVRNEENDSRKENSKKKRRKKKTHQGDSGY; encoded by the exons atggaggaagagCAGGAGCTTAAGATCCCCGAAACCATCATCTACGACACTATCGGTCCCCTCGCTCTCTCAGCCGTCGACGATTCTCCACTTTCCGACCACCTCGAACCCATCGCCGTTTTCCGCAACGAGATTTCCCTCGAAACGCCCCAACGCGCCTCGCCCGCCTCCGCCGCCGTCGATTTCTTCTCCCTTGATGTCGCCGCCGACGCCTCCGCCCGCGACCCCTTCCCTGAGTTGCTCGCCGCTGCCCCCGAACCGATGACGCCAGCTCCCGCGCCCGAGCCAAAGCTCGAGAGTGGCTGGTTCCACGGGAATTGCAAATTCAAGAGTCCCATGCTTCAACTGCATAAGG AGATAGTGGACTTTTGTGCGTTTTTGTCGCCAACTGCAGAAGAGAAAGCTGCACGAGACTTGGCTATAGAGTCTGTGTTTGGAGTTGTAAAACATATATGGCCTCACTGCCAG GTGGAGGTGTTCGGGTCTTTCAGGACAGGGCTGTATCTTCCGACAAGTGATGTTGAT GTTGTCATTTTGAAATCAGGCTTGCAAAATCCGCAAATTGGCTTGAATGCAATTTCTAAAGCATTGTCACAAAGGGGCATGGCAAAAAAGATTCAG GTCATTGGAAAGGCTCGTGTGCCAAttattaaatttgttgaaaagagGAGTGGTATTGCATTTGATATAAG TTTTGATATAGACAATGGACCCAAAGCAGCTGAGTATATCCAG GAAGCAGTGGTTAAGTGGCCACCACTAAGGCCCTTGTGTTTGATTTTGAAAGTATTTTTGCAGCAAAGAGAACTAAATGAG GTATATTCTGGTGGGATTGGTTCTTATGCCCTCCTTACCATGCTGATGGCAATGTTGCGG AATCTTCGCCTGAGCCAAGCTTCTGCTGAGCACAACCTGGGAGTTCTTTTG GTTCATTTTTTTGATTTCTATGGACGCAAATTGAACACCTCAGATGTTGGTGTGTCGTGTAATGGGACAGGCACCTTTTTCGTGAAGAGTAGTAAAGG GTTTTTAAACAGAGGACGACCAAGTCTTATTGCCATTGAGGATCCACAG GCACCAGAGAATGACATTGGGAAGAACTCCTTTAATTATTTCcag GTTAGGTCAGCTTTTTCAATGGCTTTAAAAAATTTGACAGATGCCAAGATCATCACGAGCCTGGGACCTAACAGGAGCATTCTCGGCACTATAATTAGACCAGATCCTGTCTTGCTGGAGCGTAAAGGCGGGTTGAACGGGGATGTGACTTTTGATAAGTTGCTTCCTGGTGCTGGTGAGCCGTTACAACAACAATATGGAGATGAGGATATGTTATGCAATTGGCAGTTAGATTATGAAGAAGAACCACTACCGCGCGGAGTCAACACCAGTGCAGAGCCTAGCACGCGTTCTTcaacaaagaagagaaaatcttCGTCAAAGAAGTCCAGTAAGAAGCTAAAGGAAAATGGGGATTTACAGATGGTCAGGAACGAAGAGAATGACTCTAGAAAAGAAAACagtaaaaagaagagaagaaagaaaaaaacacaccaAGGTGACAGCGGTTATTAG
- the LOC102660848 gene encoding dynein light chain, cytoplasmic: MQKVSFLLSQMLSITMEEEQEPKLIHGSKAMRMHTPTPNPNPSQTIMRLASLAISFNVRLKSSHMPLHMQEHALRHTRSLFLLHHPPSPKPSNTLIARALKKEFDSKYGLAWHCVIGNSFGSFVSHTGGGFIYFSIDSLSVLLFKTEVHLVTQPPPT; encoded by the exons ATGCAAAAAGTATCTTTCCTTCTCTCTCAAATGCTTTCCATAACCATGGAAGAAGAACAAGAACCAAAGCTGATCCATGGCTCCAAGGCCATGCGCATGCACACTCCTACTCCCAATCCTAACCCTTCCCAAACAATCATGAGATTGGCCTCACTTGCGATCAGCTTCAACGTGCGGTTGAAATCATCCCACATGCCTCTTCACATGCAGGAACATGCTCTGCGCCACACTAGATCACTTTTCCTCCTTCACCACCCTCCTTCTCCAAAGCCATCCAACACTCTCATTGCTAGAGCTCTCAAAAAG GAGTTTGACTCGAAGTATGGATTGGCGTGGCACTGCGTGATAGGGAATAGTTTCGGGTCGTTTGTGAGTCACACAGGTGGAGGCTTCATCTACTTCTCAATTGACTCACTTTCTGTTCTTCTCTTCAAAACCGAGGTTCACTTGGTCACGCAACCACCTCctacttaa
- the LOC100811845 gene encoding thioredoxin: protein MATVQLQSLTLVRSSALPSATFSPPIAVSGRRNSAALPRYSGLRLRPAAETSFPTHASSRTASRGGGVKCEAGDTAVEVAPVTDANWQSLVIESESPVLVEFWAPWCGPCRMIHPIIDELAKEYTGKLKCYKLNTDESPSTATKYGIRSIPTVIIFKNGEKKDTVIGAVPKTTLTSSIEKFL from the exons ATGGCCACCGTGCAACTCCAATCCCTAACCCTTGTTCGCTCCTCAGCACTTCCTTCCGCCACCTTCTCCCCTCCGATCGCCGTCTCCGGCCGCCGCAACTCCGCCGCGCTGCCGCGCTACTCCGGCCTCCGGCTCCGACCCGCCGCTGAGACCAGTTTCCCGACTCACGCCAGCTCGAGAACCGCTTCTCGCGGCGGAGGTGTCAAGTGCGAGGCAGGAGACACCGCTGTTGAAG TTGCTCCCGTTACTGATGCAAATTGGCAATCACTTGTGATTGAATCCGAGTCTCCTGTACTGGTTGAATTCTGGGCTCCATGGTGTGGTCCCTGCCGTATGATCCACCCGATAATTGACGAGCTGGCAAAAGAATATACTGGTAAGCTAAAGTGCTACAAACTCAATACTGATGAGAGCCCTTCAACTGCTACTAAGTACGGGATACGAAGTATCCCAACTGTCATTATTTTCAAGAATGGTGAGAAGAAAGATACAGTTATAGGAGCTGTGCCCAAGACAACATTGACCTCAAGcattgaaaaattcttgtga
- the LOC100779239 gene encoding defensin-like protein, protein MEKKSIAGLCFLFLVLFVAQEVVVQTEAKTCENLADTYRGPCFTTGSCDDHCKNKEHLLRGRCRDDFRCWCTKNC, encoded by the exons ATGGAGAAGAAATCAATAGCTGGGTTGTGCTTCCtcttccttgttctctttgttGCTC AAGAAGTTGTGGTGCAAACTGAGGCAAAGACTTGCGAGAACCTGGCTGATACATACAGGGGTCCATGCTTCACCACTGGCAGCTGCGATGATCACTGCAAGAACAAAGAGCACTTGCTCAGAGGCAGATGCAGGGACGATTTTCGCTGTTGGTGCACCAAAAACTGTTAA